The following proteins are co-located in the Nonlabens ponticola genome:
- a CDS encoding tetratricopeptide repeat protein: MKIQLVFFAMFFCLMVSAQEDVTLEDVNVDDLGIVNDAFKENFFDALSEKARGNHDRAIEKLLKCEKLEPESGAVQLELAKNYMASNAFAKAESHLLKTIQLSGEREWILDTLLENYESQKQYDKALSTLKKLIDINDSYRELLPIAYLKVEDESSALQALDALDRDLGPSDKRNRLRRTLQKTTATTGSQPVIDLEERLSSNPKNSDLYAQLMYAYSQTQDEEKMLSVAARWRQNIPSDDQPYLALYKIYLNRGDIEKGLSSLVRVLKSSQLDDQVKSQVITDYLNAIESRPELASQVDEIMKIYESQIEDTQAFIALGNFYKEKNQLNRAVRFYQMALDQDDQDFDLIKITSLLYLDLGKFDDAATISEQALEIYPAQSLLYLINGAALNQLQEYKKAITVLETGLSFLLDEPQLEKDIYEQLLLSYEKLGDNKKAASLRETLRDLN; encoded by the coding sequence ATGAAAATCCAGCTCGTATTTTTTGCCATGTTTTTCTGCCTGATGGTTTCGGCGCAGGAAGATGTGACGCTGGAAGATGTAAATGTGGACGATCTGGGTATCGTCAATGATGCCTTTAAGGAAAACTTCTTTGATGCTTTATCAGAAAAGGCACGCGGCAACCATGATCGAGCCATTGAGAAATTGCTGAAATGCGAGAAATTAGAGCCTGAATCTGGCGCGGTGCAATTAGAACTTGCAAAGAATTATATGGCTAGTAACGCTTTCGCGAAAGCGGAATCACACCTACTTAAAACCATACAATTATCAGGAGAACGAGAGTGGATCCTCGATACCTTACTCGAGAATTATGAAAGCCAGAAGCAATATGATAAGGCACTCAGTACATTAAAAAAGCTGATTGACATCAACGACTCTTATAGAGAATTACTGCCTATCGCATATTTAAAAGTGGAAGATGAGTCTAGCGCATTGCAAGCACTCGATGCGCTAGATCGCGATTTAGGCCCTAGCGATAAGCGCAACAGATTGAGGAGAACATTACAAAAAACTACCGCGACCACAGGTTCACAACCTGTAATAGATCTTGAAGAGCGACTTAGCTCTAATCCAAAAAATTCAGACCTATATGCGCAATTAATGTACGCTTACAGCCAGACCCAGGACGAGGAAAAAATGTTGAGCGTTGCAGCGAGATGGCGTCAAAATATTCCTAGTGATGACCAGCCGTATCTAGCACTTTATAAAATCTACCTCAATCGTGGTGATATAGAAAAAGGGTTATCAAGTCTGGTAAGAGTGCTCAAGTCCTCACAATTAGATGATCAAGTTAAATCGCAAGTAATTACCGATTATTTGAATGCTATTGAATCGCGCCCAGAACTGGCCTCTCAAGTGGATGAGATCATGAAGATTTATGAAAGTCAGATTGAAGACACACAAGCTTTTATTGCATTAGGCAATTTTTATAAAGAAAAGAATCAATTGAATCGTGCCGTACGTTTTTACCAAATGGCATTAGATCAAGATGATCAGGATTTTGATTTGATTAAAATAACATCGCTGTTGTACCTGGACCTGGGAAAATTTGATGATGCGGCGACCATCAGCGAACAAGCGTTGGAAATCTATCCAGCACAATCATTGTTGTACTTAATCAATGGTGCTGCTCTAAATCAGCTGCAAGAATATAAGAAGGCAATAACAGTGCTGGAAACTGGGTTATCATTTTTACTGGATGAGCCGCAACTGGAAAAAGATATTTATGAGCAGCTGTTGCTGTCCTATGAAAAACTAGGCGACAATAAAAAAGCTGCATCATTGCGTGAAACACTGCGCGACTTGAATTAG
- a CDS encoding DUF4292 domain-containing protein, producing the protein MRLKSITYIAIALIITACGTSRLASEDASTTAAKTKIINSHNNAAINFTTMQSRLRVRFQNPDQNRSVSVDLRMKQGEHIWMSARILGITLAKVSITPDRVQFYEKLNNRSFDGDFSIISEFLGEELNYQQLENLLLGQAFEPLNNLQYSVIDNEYQFKSKQGTIEKLFMLRPADFKTSRQSVVKSDENSSLDARYPQYQMVDNKIIPLELNINANQKGKLTRVELEFNNVEFGQDLSFPFSMPSNTRPYNF; encoded by the coding sequence ATGAGACTTAAAAGTATTACCTACATAGCGATCGCATTGATAATCACTGCTTGCGGCACATCAAGACTAGCGTCTGAGGATGCCTCAACTACCGCTGCCAAAACCAAAATCATCAACTCGCACAATAATGCAGCGATCAATTTTACTACAATGCAATCAAGACTGCGTGTGCGATTTCAAAATCCAGATCAAAATCGTAGCGTGAGTGTTGACCTGCGTATGAAACAAGGAGAGCACATCTGGATGAGTGCACGCATTTTAGGAATTACCCTTGCCAAAGTCAGCATCACACCAGATCGGGTCCAGTTTTACGAGAAGTTGAATAACCGTTCTTTTGATGGTGATTTTTCTATTATTTCAGAGTTTTTAGGTGAAGAGCTCAACTATCAGCAACTTGAGAATTTGTTGTTGGGTCAGGCGTTTGAGCCTTTAAATAATTTACAGTACAGTGTAATTGACAATGAGTACCAATTCAAGTCTAAGCAAGGAACCATAGAAAAGCTATTCATGCTGCGCCCAGCAGACTTTAAAACGTCTAGACAATCAGTTGTGAAATCAGACGAGAACAGCTCGCTTGATGCGCGCTATCCACAATACCAGATGGTTGACAATAAGATCATACCATTAGAGCTCAACATCAATGCTAACCAGAAGGGCAAGTTGACTCGAGTGGAGCTTGAGTTCAATAACGTAGAATTTGGTCAAGATTTGAGTTTTCCATTTAGCATGCCTAGCAATACTAGGCCATATAATTTCTAG
- a CDS encoding murein hydrolase activator EnvC family protein — protein MRTAVILLLFLFGTSSIAFSQSEKAKLERQRAAIQAQINQYDKLLRAARSEGESVLTRLEAIDARIKKTQQIINITNKQANIITRDIATNKTQVEKLEAEIKVLKKDYADMIVKAYKSKNDQSRLMFLLSSEDFLQAYKRVQYLQAYADYRKKQADEITEKSNLLVQKNQQLEIEQQQKLEILAENQRRRNELKKDKQTQVVLLEEVKQNQKRYAADIREKARERSRIDSQIRKLIEADIAASNKGKVGATKGKFFLTPEAKALANNFTSNRGKLPWPVAEGVITRRFGNQPHPVIPGIQIPSNGLRIQAPIGTKARAVFKGEVWRVQRAKNGILSVHVKHGNYISIYSNLKTVNVQKGDKVNTLDTIGEIFTDRSGVAELQFTMFEDNKVLDPARWILRG, from the coding sequence ATGAGAACAGCTGTAATCTTATTGTTGTTTCTTTTTGGGACAAGTTCTATTGCTTTCTCACAATCTGAAAAAGCAAAACTAGAACGCCAACGTGCCGCGATACAGGCACAAATCAATCAATACGATAAGTTGTTGCGTGCTGCACGCAGTGAAGGTGAGTCTGTACTTACTCGATTAGAAGCTATCGATGCAAGGATCAAAAAGACCCAGCAAATTATCAATATTACTAATAAGCAAGCAAATATTATTACTCGCGATATTGCTACCAACAAGACACAAGTAGAAAAGCTAGAAGCAGAAATCAAGGTTCTTAAAAAGGACTATGCCGATATGATCGTCAAGGCATACAAGTCCAAAAATGATCAGAGCAGACTGATGTTTCTCTTATCTTCTGAGGATTTTCTGCAAGCCTATAAACGTGTTCAATACTTGCAAGCCTATGCAGATTATCGCAAGAAACAAGCAGATGAGATCACGGAAAAATCAAATTTACTGGTGCAAAAAAACCAACAATTAGAAATCGAGCAACAACAAAAACTGGAGATTCTTGCTGAAAACCAACGGAGACGTAACGAACTTAAAAAGGATAAGCAAACACAAGTAGTTTTGCTAGAAGAAGTAAAGCAAAACCAGAAGCGTTACGCAGCCGATATTCGCGAGAAGGCCAGAGAACGTTCTCGTATCGACAGCCAAATAAGAAAACTTATCGAGGCCGATATTGCAGCTAGTAATAAAGGAAAAGTTGGAGCTACAAAAGGTAAATTCTTCCTTACTCCAGAGGCTAAGGCTCTTGCTAACAATTTTACTAGCAATCGCGGCAAACTACCATGGCCAGTGGCAGAAGGTGTGATTACACGTCGTTTTGGTAATCAACCGCATCCTGTAATTCCTGGCATTCAAATACCTAGCAATGGATTGCGCATTCAAGCGCCAATAGGGACTAAAGCTAGAGCAGTATTTAAAGGTGAGGTGTGGCGAGTGCAGCGAGCAAAAAACGGAATCCTATCTGTTCATGTGAAGCACGGTAATTATATCTCTATTTACAGCAATTTAAAAACTGTCAATGTTCAAAAAGGCGACAAGGTAAATACGCTGGATACCATCGGTGAGATTTTTACCGATAGATCTGGAGTTGCAGAGCTGCAATTCACCATGTTTGAGGACAATAAAGTGCTAGATCCAGCAAGATGGATTTTGAGAGGATAA